A portion of the Bacillus sp. es.034 genome contains these proteins:
- a CDS encoding YihY/virulence factor BrkB family protein, with translation MSDETVKGEWKGFSKSLFANISANDVTGLAAQIAYYFLLSLFPLLIFVVTLLPYLPVDQGDILGLVRDFAPGETMSMIEETLQDVMSNRNSGLLSVSIIATIWSASNGMNAIVKSLNRAYDVEESRSFIATRLMSILLTFAMILVFVIALLLPVFGKQIGLFLFSQFGFSDQFLTIWNGIRWAITPIILFIIFVGLYFFAPSKRIKCLSAFPGAIFATLGWVLASLAFSYYVGSFGNYSATYGSIGGIIVLMIWFYLTGIIIMIGGEINALVTIKDKDSC, from the coding sequence ATGTCGGATGAGACGGTCAAAGGAGAATGGAAAGGATTTTCGAAAAGTCTTTTCGCCAATATCAGTGCGAATGACGTAACTGGCCTTGCCGCGCAAATTGCCTATTACTTTCTTTTATCGCTCTTCCCACTGCTGATTTTTGTCGTCACACTCCTTCCATATCTGCCAGTTGATCAGGGGGATATTCTCGGATTGGTGAGGGATTTTGCACCCGGTGAAACGATGTCGATGATTGAGGAAACACTGCAGGACGTCATGTCCAACCGAAATTCAGGCTTACTGTCCGTCAGTATCATCGCCACGATCTGGTCGGCATCAAACGGAATGAATGCCATTGTGAAGAGCTTGAATCGGGCATATGATGTCGAAGAATCAAGATCGTTCATTGCCACGCGCCTGATGTCCATTCTATTGACATTTGCCATGATCCTGGTATTCGTCATCGCACTCCTGCTTCCGGTATTCGGTAAGCAGATTGGTCTTTTCCTATTTTCTCAATTCGGATTTTCAGATCAATTTTTAACGATTTGGAACGGGATTCGCTGGGCCATCACACCCATCATTCTCTTTATCATTTTCGTCGGATTGTATTTTTTTGCTCCAAGTAAACGGATCAAATGTTTAAGTGCGTTTCCTGGAGCGATCTTTGCGACCCTTGGTTGGGTACTCGCGTCCCTGGCTTTTTCGTATTACGTAGGGAGCTTTGGGAACTATTCGGCGACATATGGCAGCATCGGTGGGATCATCGTCCTCATGATCTGGTTTTATTTAACGGGAATCATCATCATGATCGGTGGAGAAATCAATGCACTTGTGACGATTAAAGACAAAGATTCGTGTTAA
- a CDS encoding DUF1128 domain-containing protein — MDLSQNTAENIEFMVTAIKEKLRMVNAGAVKPEDFNEEMYEDLHDLYVMVNRKDHFSPSEMNAIIEEMGNLRRKA; from the coding sequence ATGGATTTATCACAGAACACCGCAGAAAACATCGAATTCATGGTCACAGCGATTAAAGAAAAATTGAGAATGGTCAATGCAGGTGCCGTCAAGCCTGAAGATTTCAATGAAGAAATGTACGAAGATCTCCACGACCTATATGTCATGGTGAATCGCAAGGATCATTTCAGCCCGAGCGAAATGAACGCCATCATTGAAGAAATGGGTAACCTTAGAAGAAAAGCGTGA
- a CDS encoding NAD(P)/FAD-dependent oxidoreductase: protein MKTNVFISGGGIGGLTLGLKLAQCNIDVTVVERMPGPGSVYKGELLQPKSLEIFDSLGVIDDVFQNGHSISDLELIELKRAKSKADHSTMSYSILPTPYPFSLMIHHETLKDILRKKGEAYPSFHFRANTVCKKINGHTVTVADRESKAETEIHSDFIIGAEGRSSVTRDYMEVDVKEKKYNHHFLTVTFPRPKEMVKGRIISTYQSFLGLFPLPDNEVRSVYLIPAGEYKTLRKKPISEFHKLYIEMCPDLDGYVNQIEDWKKIQLMVPLKYHAETYVKDHFALIGDAVHTVHPMAGEGMNMAIQDGSILGELLCDMYKEGKLDPANLEWYPKVRKKRVAHQMHLSHLSALVYSYPYRPVGWLRNKSLQRMERDSISHYKQMLNISGLGMWRETLYDRMIQGGMLPIRHDSLTEEEKSTTTFTENQDYPWKGKEALQ from the coding sequence ATGAAGACGAACGTCTTTATAAGCGGTGGAGGCATCGGCGGGCTGACACTCGGGCTGAAACTCGCTCAGTGTAACATCGATGTAACCGTCGTAGAGCGGATGCCGGGTCCGGGTTCCGTTTACAAAGGTGAGCTTCTCCAGCCGAAAAGCCTGGAAATATTTGATTCCCTGGGAGTCATAGACGATGTCTTTCAAAACGGACACAGCATTTCAGATTTGGAACTGATTGAATTGAAACGGGCCAAATCGAAGGCTGACCATTCAACCATGAGCTATTCCATCCTGCCGACTCCGTATCCATTCTCCCTCATGATCCATCATGAAACGCTAAAGGACATCCTGCGGAAAAAAGGGGAAGCGTATCCCTCTTTCCATTTTCGGGCGAATACGGTCTGTAAAAAGATAAACGGTCATACGGTGACCGTCGCGGACCGGGAATCGAAGGCAGAAACCGAGATTCATAGTGACTTCATTATCGGGGCAGAGGGAAGGAGCTCGGTAACCCGTGACTATATGGAAGTGGATGTGAAGGAGAAGAAGTACAATCATCATTTCCTCACGGTCACATTCCCACGACCAAAGGAAATGGTGAAAGGACGCATCATTTCTACATATCAATCATTTTTAGGCTTATTTCCACTACCGGACAATGAAGTGAGGTCAGTTTATCTCATTCCGGCAGGTGAATACAAAACACTGCGGAAAAAACCGATTTCAGAGTTTCATAAACTCTATATCGAAATGTGCCCGGATCTTGACGGGTATGTGAACCAGATAGAGGATTGGAAGAAAATCCAGCTCATGGTCCCATTGAAATATCATGCTGAGACCTATGTGAAGGATCATTTTGCCCTTATCGGGGACGCCGTCCATACGGTCCATCCCATGGCGGGTGAAGGGATGAATATGGCCATTCAGGATGGCAGCATCCTTGGGGAGCTATTATGTGACATGTATAAAGAGGGGAAATTAGATCCAGCCAATTTGGAATGGTATCCAAAGGTAAGAAAAAAGAGGGTCGCCCATCAAATGCATCTCAGTCACTTGTCGGCCCTTGTCTATTCCTACCCTTATCGTCCCGTAGGCTGGCTCCGGAATAAAAGCCTGCAGAGGATGGAAAGGGACTCGATTTCCCATTACAAACAGATGCTGAACATTTCCGGCCTCGGTATGTGGAGGGAAACCCTTTATGACCGGATGATCCAGGGGGGGATGCTCCCGATCAGACATGATTCATTAACAGAAGAAGAAAAATCAACGACTACATTTACAGAAAACCAGGACTATCCCTGGAAAGGAAAGGAGGCACTACAATGA
- a CDS encoding carbohydrate kinase, translating to MNEKEKLLLSFIEENPFMTQQELSERSGISRSAVAGYISNLVKQGKILGRAYVIPKKNGITCIGGANIDRKMQLLDEMIPETSNPARSEQTSGGVARNVAENLGRLGKSTNLITVVGEDTEGGWLMEQTKTFADVSGSQRFLNESTGAYSAVLDEKGELLFALADMNIYESVDIGFIERRWGLIASSEMVLLDTNFPEDVLKYIIRRCQSEGVPLAVVPVSAPKVKKLPPSLEGVSWFICNKGEAEMYLDMTIETEGDYFKAAKDLTLRGAERVVITRGDQGLIYYTTYKEATAIIPPKVEVQDVTGAGDALVAGILFGYLKGSDTDGACRIGVICSSITLQSRHTVAPTLNESKLQQEFSLYY from the coding sequence GTGAACGAGAAAGAAAAGCTTTTATTATCATTCATAGAAGAAAATCCGTTTATGACGCAGCAAGAATTATCCGAGCGAAGTGGGATTTCGCGATCGGCCGTAGCCGGTTATATTTCCAATCTGGTCAAGCAGGGGAAGATTTTAGGCCGTGCATATGTGATCCCAAAGAAGAATGGGATCACCTGCATTGGGGGAGCCAATATCGACCGGAAGATGCAGCTTCTGGATGAGATGATCCCGGAGACGTCCAATCCTGCAAGATCGGAACAAACAAGTGGCGGTGTCGCGAGAAATGTCGCCGAGAATCTTGGGAGACTCGGGAAGTCCACCAATCTCATCACCGTCGTGGGGGAAGACACAGAAGGCGGCTGGCTCATGGAGCAGACGAAAACCTTCGCTGATGTGTCCGGGTCCCAGAGGTTTTTAAATGAAAGCACAGGAGCTTATTCTGCCGTATTGGACGAAAAGGGTGAACTGTTATTTGCCCTGGCTGATATGAACATTTATGAAAGCGTTGACATTGGTTTTATAGAAAGGCGCTGGGGCTTGATTGCCTCTTCAGAAATGGTGCTCCTCGATACGAATTTTCCGGAAGATGTGTTGAAGTACATCATACGGAGATGTCAATCCGAAGGGGTTCCCTTGGCGGTGGTCCCTGTGTCGGCTCCAAAGGTGAAGAAACTCCCTCCATCATTGGAGGGGGTGTCATGGTTCATTTGCAATAAAGGCGAAGCAGAGATGTACCTGGATATGACGATTGAAACCGAGGGGGATTATTTTAAAGCGGCGAAGGACCTGACGTTGAGAGGCGCTGAGCGTGTGGTCATTACCCGGGGGGATCAGGGGCTGATTTATTACACTACATACAAAGAAGCAACGGCCATCATTCCTCCAAAGGTTGAAGTACAGGATGTGACCGGTGCGGGTGATGCCCTCGTAGCCGGCATATTATTTGGTTATTTAAAGGGGTCCGATACGGACGGGGCGTGCAGGATCGGTGTCATTTGTTCGTCGATCACCCTCCAGTCGAGGCATACGGTGGCACCGACTCTTAACGAAAGCAAACTGCAACAGGAATTCAGTCTCTATTATTAA
- a CDS encoding PAS domain S-box protein: MAQMHPNHALNVDSIPVPAAIIDVTQPSFIEQNEEWRGITLKEDNLLLKMLEDDDYSIRQHHQYYGFKRKQIDESKELVMMIPVESSVTRDDVNHSHSAIYEALIHNTPTCVCIIDKNGNVMEMNQSFQELFQISDAILGEPLCRQSPLQNQSFHSIVKNGLKGLNTTGEEVTFHMGTHRKITCNITISPANYKSDGTVDSVGIILHDITEKKKYENELMSLKVELENTLRLQKTITYKIKKSDQDFIIEMAAGELLNKLNLTPSKVIGKTIQEVFDSHHLGKIQPKLKRIWETGEELTYEDEYKELEYLASIVPVVQKDAVVEIIVSISDISLIKDIQRKLIESEQKYKSIVKYSPDNIYMVDTNGIIQEVNPAVKTQWDHISPHMIGSHFSEFIAEGSKETAIKKFEVALKGEASRFVTTFENGEGGKSHVAVTNIPIRVKNKVIGIYGFGQDITEKLQMEEELKEAKELLEAYFEHAGDGIALLDPEGKVLKVNQQFESMFGWTKDEITGREITFLHQDDQVGQFKQNLATVMAGKRIKDYETVRYRKDGSPVEIAFNMNPILNDGGRLIGISAIIRDLSEKKLNEDLLKKSEQLAMIGQLAAGVAHEIRNPLTTLKGFLQLMKENAEDDFYLGVIQGELDRIEIITNEFLALAKPRAVKFSLTSLTTLLTSSVEFIKMECLKQGVDVRFSVEEAEIYCDSHQMKQVILNVMKNALEAMPSGGLLNVQLEKVDGHGKISIQDNGSGIPPERMKHLGEPFYSTKEKGTGLGLMICQKIIKEHHGSLSIQSNVSEGTTVTILLPIANDQ, from the coding sequence ATGGCTCAAATGCACCCTAACCATGCATTGAATGTAGATTCAATTCCAGTCCCGGCAGCAATAATCGATGTGACACAACCATCTTTTATAGAACAAAATGAAGAATGGAGGGGGATCACCCTCAAGGAAGACAATCTTCTCCTAAAAATGCTGGAGGATGACGACTATTCCATTCGCCAGCATCATCAATACTATGGATTCAAGCGAAAACAGATTGATGAGTCCAAAGAATTGGTCATGATGATCCCTGTGGAGTCAAGCGTTACACGCGACGATGTGAATCATTCCCATTCGGCGATTTATGAAGCCCTTATCCACAACACGCCTACATGTGTATGCATCATTGATAAAAACGGAAACGTGATGGAAATGAATCAGTCTTTCCAGGAGCTTTTTCAAATTTCTGATGCCATTTTGGGAGAACCCCTCTGTCGACAGTCCCCACTGCAGAATCAGTCCTTTCATTCCATTGTGAAAAATGGCTTGAAAGGATTGAATACGACAGGGGAAGAAGTTACTTTCCATATGGGGACGCACCGGAAAATCACCTGCAATATCACCATTTCCCCAGCCAATTATAAGAGTGACGGAACGGTGGATAGTGTGGGGATCATCCTCCATGACATCACGGAAAAGAAAAAGTATGAAAACGAATTGATGTCCTTAAAGGTGGAACTTGAAAATACCCTCCGCCTTCAAAAGACGATCACGTACAAGATAAAGAAAAGCGATCAGGATTTTATCATTGAAATGGCAGCGGGGGAGCTTTTGAATAAGCTGAACCTGACTCCTTCGAAAGTGATCGGGAAAACGATTCAGGAAGTGTTCGATTCCCATCATTTGGGGAAGATCCAACCAAAGTTAAAGCGGATATGGGAAACGGGAGAAGAGCTGACGTATGAAGACGAATACAAGGAATTGGAGTATTTGGCTTCCATCGTCCCGGTAGTTCAAAAAGATGCCGTAGTGGAAATCATTGTGTCCATATCAGACATTTCCCTGATCAAGGATATCCAGAGAAAGCTGATTGAAAGCGAACAGAAATATAAATCAATCGTAAAATACAGTCCCGACAATATCTATATGGTCGATACAAACGGCATCATACAAGAAGTGAATCCAGCAGTGAAAACCCAGTGGGACCACATTTCGCCCCATATGATCGGAAGCCACTTCAGTGAGTTCATAGCAGAGGGCAGCAAGGAAACGGCCATCAAGAAATTTGAAGTCGCCCTTAAAGGAGAAGCGTCAAGATTCGTGACCACCTTCGAAAATGGAGAAGGTGGTAAAAGCCATGTAGCCGTCACGAACATCCCGATTCGTGTAAAGAATAAGGTGATCGGGATTTACGGATTTGGGCAGGACATCACGGAAAAGCTACAGATGGAAGAAGAACTGAAAGAAGCGAAAGAGCTGCTTGAAGCTTATTTCGAGCATGCAGGAGACGGGATCGCCCTTCTGGATCCGGAAGGAAAGGTCTTAAAAGTGAATCAACAGTTTGAATCGATGTTCGGGTGGACGAAGGATGAAATCACAGGAAGGGAAATCACCTTTCTCCATCAGGACGATCAGGTCGGTCAGTTCAAGCAAAACCTGGCCACGGTGATGGCCGGGAAGCGGATCAAAGACTATGAAACCGTCCGGTACCGCAAAGACGGCTCACCCGTCGAGATTGCGTTTAATATGAATCCGATCTTGAATGATGGAGGACGTTTGATCGGCATTTCTGCCATCATACGTGACTTATCCGAGAAGAAGCTTAACGAAGACCTGCTGAAAAAGTCAGAGCAGCTCGCGATGATCGGTCAGCTTGCAGCAGGGGTGGCTCACGAAATCAGGAATCCACTGACGACTTTGAAGGGATTCCTCCAGCTCATGAAGGAAAATGCCGAGGATGACTTTTATCTTGGTGTCATCCAGGGTGAACTGGACCGAATCGAAATCATTACCAATGAGTTTCTGGCACTGGCTAAACCAAGGGCCGTCAAGTTTTCCCTGACCTCCCTGACAACCCTTCTCACAAGTTCCGTTGAATTCATCAAGATGGAATGCCTGAAGCAGGGGGTGGATGTGAGGTTCTCTGTAGAAGAGGCCGAAATCTACTGTGATTCCCATCAAATGAAACAAGTCATCCTGAATGTGATGAAAAATGCCCTGGAAGCCATGCCTTCAGGCGGACTCCTCAATGTTCAGCTGGAAAAGGTGGATGGCCATGGGAAAATATCGATTCAGGACAACGGGAGCGGGATCCCTCCTGAGCGAATGAAGCATCTTGGTGAACCATTTTACAGCACGAAAGAAAAAGGAACCGGGCTCGGACTGATGATTTGTCAAAAGATCATCAAGGAGCATCACGGCTCACTATCCATTCAAAGCAACGTCAGCGAAGGGACCACCGTCACAATCCTTCTGCCGATTGCCAACGATCAATAG
- a CDS encoding SidA/IucD/PvdA family monooxygenase, with translation MSKHEIFDCIGIGIGPYNLSLAALMEERTDLKVKFFDQTPEFQWHPGMLINLTDLQVPFIADLVTFANPQSRYSYLNYLHTHNRLYKFFFFQKFEMPRQEYNEYARWVSGQLSSCQFHSEVIGVTDVGDCYKVVVDNRLEDEREVYYAKHIVMGTGSKPLILEGMEGLPDEDVHHTSKYLFHKKTTLEGASITIVGSGQSAAEVCFDLLKEQENHSYQLTWLTRSEGILQLESSKLGQEFFAPDYVDYFHGLTYEKRMEALKTLDQLRNGIDPDTLNNIYNILYNHSVRDQSTRTTIQPLTEVNEIRDERDGYALSCRQWQEDREFMYQSDKVILATGYKPNIPQWFFEEFEDKIVWEDDKKFKVSRNYQLQFKEKPDRDHHFYTVTNLEHSHGAGATNLGLAVDRNIHIINDIVGKEVYEVQRDTIFSQFTMGNDGF, from the coding sequence GTGAGTAAACATGAAATATTCGACTGTATCGGAATCGGGATCGGTCCGTACAATTTGAGTTTGGCTGCCCTCATGGAGGAAAGGACCGATCTGAAGGTGAAGTTCTTCGATCAGACCCCGGAGTTTCAGTGGCATCCGGGAATGCTGATCAACCTGACAGATCTGCAGGTACCGTTCATCGCAGACCTGGTGACGTTTGCGAATCCACAGAGCCGGTACAGTTATTTGAATTATTTACATACCCATAACCGTTTATATAAATTTTTCTTTTTTCAAAAGTTTGAAATGCCCCGGCAGGAATACAATGAGTATGCCCGCTGGGTATCGGGTCAGCTGAGCTCATGTCAATTTCACAGTGAAGTGATCGGGGTAACGGATGTTGGCGACTGTTATAAAGTGGTGGTCGATAACCGGCTGGAAGATGAGCGTGAGGTTTATTATGCGAAGCATATTGTGATGGGGACGGGAAGTAAGCCTCTTATTCTGGAAGGGATGGAAGGGCTGCCCGATGAAGACGTCCATCACACGAGTAAGTATCTGTTTCATAAAAAAACGACGCTGGAAGGGGCCTCCATCACGATTGTGGGATCCGGTCAAAGTGCAGCCGAGGTGTGCTTCGATTTATTGAAGGAGCAGGAAAATCATTCGTATCAGCTGACATGGCTGACCCGTTCCGAAGGGATCCTGCAGTTGGAATCGTCAAAGCTCGGGCAGGAATTCTTCGCACCTGACTATGTGGACTATTTCCATGGATTGACGTATGAAAAGCGGATGGAAGCCCTGAAAACCCTCGATCAGCTTAGGAACGGGATCGATCCGGACACACTCAACAATATTTATAACATTCTCTACAACCATTCCGTCCGCGACCAGTCAACCCGCACGACTATCCAGCCCCTGACGGAAGTGAATGAGATCCGGGATGAACGGGATGGGTACGCCTTGAGCTGCCGCCAATGGCAGGAAGATCGCGAATTCATGTATCAAAGCGACAAAGTGATTTTAGCGACAGGATACAAGCCGAATATACCCCAATGGTTTTTTGAGGAGTTCGAAGACAAAATCGTGTGGGAAGATGACAAAAAATTCAAGGTCTCCCGGAACTATCAGCTTCAATTTAAAGAAAAACCGGATCGCGATCATCATTTTTACACCGTGACGAATCTGGAGCACTCCCACGGGGCCGGGGCGACGAATCTTGGATTGGCCGTCGACCGGAATATCCATATCATCAACGACATCGTGGGGAAAGAAGTGTATGAAGTACAAAGGGATACGATCTTCTCCCAATTCACGATGGGTAATGATGGGTTTTAA
- a CDS encoding type 1 glutamine amidotransferase domain-containing protein, whose translation MAKIATLITDMFEDVEFTDPEKAFKEAGHEVVTIEKEKGKSVKGKQGDATVKIDESIDDVNPADFDALLLPGGFSPDQLRADDRFVKFTKHFMDEKKPVFAICHGPQLLITAKALEGRKATGFKSIKVDMEYAGVTYEDKEVVVCGNQLVTSRTPDDIPAFNRESLALLSK comes from the coding sequence ATGGCTAAGATCGCAACATTAATTACAGACATGTTTGAAGACGTAGAATTTACAGATCCTGAAAAAGCGTTTAAAGAAGCAGGCCACGAGGTAGTGACGATTGAGAAGGAAAAAGGAAAATCAGTCAAAGGCAAACAGGGAGATGCAACGGTGAAGATCGATGAAAGCATCGATGACGTCAATCCTGCAGACTTTGATGCCTTATTATTACCAGGCGGATTTTCTCCGGATCAGCTCCGTGCAGATGACCGTTTCGTGAAATTCACCAAGCATTTCATGGATGAGAAAAAGCCGGTATTCGCGATTTGCCACGGACCACAATTACTCATTACGGCAAAAGCTCTGGAAGGACGAAAAGCAACGGGCTTCAAGTCCATCAAAGTCGATATGGAATATGCAGGTGTGACATACGAAGATAAAGAAGTCGTCGTGTGCGGCAATCAGCTTGTAACGAGCAGGACACCTGATGATATCCCGGCATTCAACCGTGAATCACTGGCGCTTCTTTCTAAATAA
- a CDS encoding class I SAM-dependent methyltransferase has product MIGEMVKVWRARTWMKKNVPFLYSWHAYVGYEMDLFDHFTKPASIQEVALSQNIEMDLLEQWVEVGISIKHLKRVEDAKVTTRNRWKLPTSKKDPHSSGILLKEMMELHIPALLSYPQLLRNQTKQHFNSDVHGSTVAKTSILLERFAFPKVQKAIKKYNVDSILDLGCGEGGYVKRIEERYPDKKMVGIEIHEAVAKAAEQSLQDFENIEIHCGDLHEYEPEQPFDMIMANNLFHYIDPSERLQFFEKASTWLGSEGLFFVLTPMQKSKHGKQFSSAFNSFFMTFQNLYPIPSQKEMETLAGKTNFNVESVEPIVKEGGWYVMTLRKNGSL; this is encoded by the coding sequence ATGATTGGAGAAATGGTGAAGGTGTGGCGTGCACGTACCTGGATGAAAAAGAATGTCCCTTTCCTATACAGCTGGCACGCCTATGTGGGATATGAAATGGACCTGTTCGATCATTTTACAAAGCCTGCTTCCATTCAGGAAGTGGCTCTCTCTCAGAATATCGAAATGGATCTCCTAGAACAATGGGTGGAGGTGGGAATCAGCATCAAGCATTTGAAACGGGTGGAGGACGCGAAAGTCACGACAAGAAACAGATGGAAGCTGCCGACATCCAAGAAAGACCCCCACTCATCAGGGATCCTGCTGAAAGAAATGATGGAGCTCCATATCCCGGCCCTGTTATCGTATCCTCAACTACTTCGGAATCAGACGAAGCAGCACTTCAATTCGGATGTCCACGGCTCCACTGTAGCGAAAACGTCGATTCTACTCGAACGATTCGCTTTTCCAAAGGTGCAGAAAGCGATTAAAAAATACAATGTGGACTCCATACTGGACTTGGGATGCGGCGAAGGAGGATATGTGAAGAGGATAGAAGAGCGGTATCCCGACAAGAAAATGGTGGGGATCGAGATCCACGAAGCCGTCGCCAAAGCAGCGGAACAATCCCTTCAAGACTTTGAAAATATCGAAATACACTGTGGGGACCTGCATGAATATGAGCCCGAACAGCCCTTCGATATGATCATGGCCAATAATCTCTTTCACTATATCGACCCGTCCGAACGCCTGCAATTCTTTGAAAAAGCATCTACGTGGCTCGGGTCCGAAGGCTTGTTCTTTGTCCTGACACCGATGCAGAAATCCAAGCATGGAAAACAATTCTCCAGTGCCTTCAACAGCTTCTTCATGACTTTCCAGAACCTGTACCCGATCCCTTCACAGAAGGAAATGGAGACACTGGCCGGTAAAACCAATTTCAACGTCGAGTCCGTCGAACCGATCGTGAAAGAAGGCGGATGGTACGTGATGACTTTAAGAAAAAACGGATCCTTGTGA
- a CDS encoding pseudouridine-5'-phosphate glycosidase, translating into MNSYVEYSEEVKEAKRKGMAIVALESTIISHGMPYPQNVKTAREVEDIIRSKGAVPATIAILNGKIKIGLSQEELEYLGQAIDVIKASRRDIPYILASGKDGATTVAATMICAELAHIPVFVTGGIGGVHRNAEVTMDISADLEELAVSNVAVVCAGAKSILDIGLTLEYLETKGVPVLGYKTDSLPTFYTRTSPYSVNYKVDTAEETAGILKAKWELGLKGGVVVANPIPEADAMDEQEMDHIIETALKEADAEGVKGKEATPFLLGKVKELTDGRSLTANIALVKHNAHIGAEIAVRYAELVHIEAI; encoded by the coding sequence ATGAATTCATATGTGGAATACTCAGAGGAAGTCAAAGAAGCGAAAAGGAAGGGCATGGCGATCGTGGCATTGGAGTCGACGATCATCTCTCACGGCATGCCATATCCTCAAAATGTGAAGACGGCAAGGGAAGTTGAAGATATCATTCGATCAAAAGGCGCGGTACCGGCAACGATCGCGATTTTGAATGGAAAGATTAAAATCGGATTATCACAGGAGGAGCTTGAATATTTAGGGCAGGCAATAGACGTGATCAAGGCGAGCCGGCGTGATATCCCTTATATCCTCGCCTCTGGTAAAGACGGGGCGACGACGGTAGCGGCAACAATGATTTGTGCAGAGCTTGCCCATATTCCGGTATTTGTGACGGGGGGGATTGGAGGAGTGCACAGGAATGCGGAAGTGACGATGGATATTTCGGCGGATCTTGAGGAACTCGCCGTATCGAATGTGGCTGTCGTATGTGCCGGGGCCAAGTCCATATTGGATATCGGCCTGACCCTCGAATACCTGGAGACAAAGGGAGTACCCGTTTTAGGATACAAAACCGACTCACTGCCGACGTTTTATACAAGAACCAGCCCTTATTCCGTGAATTATAAGGTGGATACAGCAGAGGAGACTGCCGGCATTCTGAAAGCGAAATGGGAACTTGGTCTGAAAGGCGGAGTGGTCGTGGCCAATCCGATTCCGGAAGCGGATGCCATGGACGAGCAGGAGATGGATCATATCATTGAAACAGCGTTAAAAGAAGCGGATGCAGAAGGGGTCAAAGGCAAGGAAGCCACTCCCTTCCTGCTTGGGAAAGTGAAGGAACTGACGGATGGCAGGAGCCTGACGGCGAATATTGCCCTCGTGAAGCATAATGCTCATATAGGGGCAGAAATTGCCGTTCGGTACGCTGAACTTGTCCACATCGAAGCAATTTAA